From a region of the Buteo buteo chromosome 7, bButBut1.hap1.1, whole genome shotgun sequence genome:
- the NRROS gene encoding transforming growth factor beta activator LRRC33, which translates to MEAPLPGLSLLLVLLAVGWGSGAVTAWTSPGVCELVQSTADCTGRWLSSVPRNLRGDTEELLLDDNTIQVLGNASLLSYHQLRRLSLTKNRLELIKPGVFLSSQGLHVLSLADNLLFTNYSLTAAALSALPALRTLDLAGNRLTEDMVSVLVWNLSSLESLSVARNIIMRLDSSVFTNLTQLLELNLEKNYIFEIDQAFEGLQRLQRLNIAYNYLPCVVEFSLTQLRVLNVSNNVIEWFLALESDDLFELEMLDLSHNHLLFFPVLPRQSKLHSLLLKDNEMSFYQRLPNGTSLADVTVQFLLIDGNSTNVTTVSLWDEICHSNLSSLHLLDMSQNQVWYLPEGFLAQMPSLTHLKLNQNCLETFQLSEGDPLAMLTELDLSQNQLVELGAEVGAGDILPSLQLFNLSTNRLRVLPPGVFAYTRKITTVDLSRNRVDLCPQPAVAGEAETPPCVDIRGVKTLTHLSLAGCGLRGLGGHPFQGTSLMHLDLSDNHQALSGDLGWLQDLALTLQVLSLRNTSLSSAAVDFSAFNSLVRLDLSGNSLSIFPSSLGILKLLSLDLRDNCLPALPPDVARMPLGKSLQEVYLSQNPYNCCTLGWWDSLQRVEGLHVPDGQEMTCSYASHTLSPRALPEPVLWSCRWQTADLALLYLVLALPTCLTLLVAFAVVFLTLKQKLLKMVKSQCGVSSPY; encoded by the exons ATGGAGGCCCCGCTCCCTGGTCTCTCCCTGCTTCTGGTCCTCctggcagtgggatggggaagcgGGGCAGTCACAGCCTGGACGTCTCCTGGTGTCTGCGAGCTC GTGCAGAGCACTGCGGACTGCACTGGGAGATGGCTGAGCTCTGTCCCAAGAAATCTTCGAGGTGATACTGAGGAGCTGTTGCTTGATGACAACACTATCCAGGTCCTGGGCAATGCCTCTCTGCTCTCATACCACCAGCTGCGGCGTCTCAGCTTGACCAAGAATCGGCTGGAGCTCATCAAGCCCGGTGTCTTCCTCAGCAGCCAAGGCCTCCATGTGCTCTCCTTGGCAGACAACCTCCTCTTCACCAACTATTCGCTGACAGCagctgctctttctgctctgccaGCCTTGAGGACGCTGGATCTAGCTGGAAACCGCCTCACTGAGGACATGGTATCGGTTTTGGTCTGGAATCTGTCTTCCTTGGAGTCCTTGTCCGTGGCCAGGAACATCATCATGAGGCTGGACTCGTCTGTCTTCACGAACCTGACACAGCTGTTGGAGCTGAACCTGGAGAAGAACTACATCTTTGAGATTGACCAAGCTTTTGAAGGGctgcagaggctgcagaggCTCAACATAGCTTACAACTACCTCCCATGCGTAGTGGAGTTCAGCCTGACCCAGCTCAGGGTGCTCAACGTCAGTAACAACGTCATTGAGTGGTTTCTGGCCCTGGAAAGTGATGACCTCTTTGAGCTGGAGATGCTGGACCTGTCCCACAAtcatctcctcttcttccccgTGTTGCCCCGGCAGAGCAAGCTGCACTCCTTGTTGCTGAAGGACAACGAGATGAGCTTCTACCAGCGCCTCCCCAATGGCACATCCCTGGCGGATGTCACGGTGCAGTTCCTGCTCATTGATGGCAACTCCACCAACGTCACGACAGTCAGCCTCTGGGATGAGATCTGCCACAGCAATCTCTCCTCCCTGCACCTCCTGGACATGAGCCAGAACCAGGTCTGGTACCTGCCGGAGGGCTTCCTGGCCCAGATGCCCTCCCTGACCCACCTGAAGCTCAACCAGAACTGCCTGGAGACATTTCAGCTGTCGGAGGGGGACCCCTTAGCCATGCTGACAGAGCTGGACCTCAGCCAGAACCAGCTGGtggagctgggggcagaggTGGGGGCCGGGGACATCCTGCCCAGCCTCCAGCTCTTCAACCTCAGCACCAACAGGCTCCGGGTGCTTCCTCCTGGGGTTTTCGCCTACACCAGGAAGATCACTACCGTGGACCTCAGCCGCAACCGGGTCGAcctctgtccccagccagcTGTTGCAGGTGAGGCGGAAACTCCCCCCTGTGTGGACATCAGGGGTGTCAAGACCTTGACTCATCTCTCCTTGGCTGGCTGTGGTCTGCGGGGACTGGGTGGCCACCCCTTCCAGGGGACGTCGCTGATGCATTTGGACCTCTCTGACAACCATCAGGCACTGTCCGGGGACCTGGGGTGGCTGCAGGACCTTGCTCTGACGCTGCAGGTGTTGTCTCTGAGGAACACCAGCCTCTCCTCCGCTGCCGTGGACTTCTCTGCCTTTAACAGCCTCGTGCGCTTGGACCTTTCGGGGAATTCCTTGAGCATCTTCCCCTCCTCGCTGGGCATCCTGAAACTGCTCAGCCTGGACCTGCGGGACAACTGCCTCCCGGCTCTGCCACCGGATGTCGCGCGGATGCCGCTGGGGAAGAGCCTGCAGGAGGTCTACCTCAGCCAAAACCCCTACAACTGCTGCACGTTGGGCTGGTGGGACTCCCTGCAGCGGGTCGAGGGGCTGCACGTCCCCGATGGGCAGGAGATGACCTGCAGCTATGCCTCCCACACGCTGAGCCCCAGGGCGCTGCCAGAGCCCGTCCTGTGGAGCTGCCGCTGGCAAACGGCCGACCTGGCGCTCCTCTACCTCGTGCTGGCTCTGCCCACCTGCTTGACGCTCCTGGTGGCCTTCGCTGTTGTCTTCCTCACGCTCAagcaaaagctgctgaaaatggTGAAAAGCCAGTGTGGGGTGTCTAGCCCTTACTGa
- the FBXO45 gene encoding F-box/SPRY domain-containing protein 1, whose product MAAGPGGGSGGGGGGGGAAAAAAGGPGWRLPGRVLELVFSYLELRELRSCALVCKLWHRVLHGDENSEVWRSLAARCLAEEALRTDILCNVPTYKGKVRAFHHAFSTNDCSRNVYIKKNGFTLHRNPIAQSTDGARTKIGFSEGRHAWEVWWEGPLGTVAVIGIATKRAAMQCQGYVALLGSDDQSWGWNLVDNNLLHNGEVNGSFPQCNNAPKYQIGERIRVILDMEDKTLAFERGYEFLGVAFRGLPKVCLYPAVSAVYGNTEVTLVYLGKPLDG is encoded by the exons aTGGCGGCGGGCCCCGGCggaggcagcggcggcggcggcggcggcgggggggcggcggcggcggcggcgggggggccgggctgGCGTTTGCCGGGGCGGGTGCTGGAGCTGGTCTTCTCCTACCTGGAGCTGCGGGAGCTGAGGAGCTGCGCGCTGGTCTGTAAGCTGTGGCACCGCGTCCTGCACGGCGACGAGAACAGCGAGGTGTGGCGCAGCTTGGCGGCCCGCTGCCTGGCGGAGGAGGCCCTGCGCACCGACATCCTCTGCAACGTGCCCACCTACAAGGGCAAG GTCCGTGCCTTCCACCACGCCTTCAGCACCAACGACTGCTCGCGGAACGTCTACATCAAGAAGAACGGCTTCACGCTGCACCGCAACCCCATCGCCCAGAGCACGGATGGGGCGCGGACCAAGATCGGCTTCAGCGAGGGCCGCCACGCCTGGGAGGTGTGGTGGGAGGGCCCGTTGGGCACCGTGGCCGTCATTGGCATTGCCACAAAGCGGGCGGCCATGCAGTGCCAGGGTTACGTGGCCCTGCTGGGGAGCGACGACCAGAGTTGGGGCTGGAACCTGGTGGACAATAACTTGCTGCATAACGGAGAGGTGAACGGCAGCTTCCCCCAGTGCAATAATGCTCCCAAATACCAG ATAGGTGAAAGGATTCGAGTTATCCTGGACATGGAAGACAAAACATTAGCGTTTGAGAGGGGCTATGAGTTCTTGGGAGTTGCCTTCAGAGGACTGCCAAAAGTTTGCCTGTATCCAGCAGTGTCTGCTGTGTATGGTAACACAGAAGTGACTTTGGTCTACCTGGGAAAACCTCTGGATGGATGA